A genomic region of Raphanus sativus cultivar WK10039 chromosome 6, ASM80110v3, whole genome shotgun sequence contains the following coding sequences:
- the LOC108806027 gene encoding NADP-dependent D-sorbitol-6-phosphate dehydrogenase — MEITLNSGYKMPIVGLGVWRMEKEGIRDLIINSIKIGYRHLDCAADYRNEAEVGEALSEAFKTGLVKREDLFVTTKLWNSDHGHVIEACKDSLKKLQLDYLDLYLVHFPVATRHTGVGTTDSALGDDGVLDIDTTISLETTWHDMEKLVSMGLVRSIGISNYDVFLTRDCLAYSKIKPAVNQIETHPYFQRDSLVKFCQKHGICVTAHTPLGGATANAEWFGTVSCLDDPALKEVAEKYKKTVAQVVLRWGIQRNTVVIPKTSKAERLEENFKVFDFELTKEDMEVIKSMDRKYRTNQPAKFWGIDLYA, encoded by the exons atggagataaCCCTGAACAGTGGCTACAAGATGCCGATCGTCGGCTTAGGAGTGTGGAGAATGGAGAAGGAAGGGATTCGAGACCTCATCATCAACTCCATCAAGATCGGCTACCGCCACCTCGACTGTGCTG CTGATTATAGGAACGAAGCTGAAGTTGGTGAGGCTCTGTCAGAAGCATTCAAGACTGGTTTAGTCAAGAGAGAGGATCTCTTCGTTACAACCAAG CTATGGAATTCAGACCATGGACATGTAATTGAAGCTTGCAAGGACAGTCTGAAGAAACTTCAACTTGATTATCTCGACCTTTACCTCGTTCATTTCCCCGTTGCAACTAGGCACACTG GTGTTGGAACCACCGACAGTGCTTTGGGCGATGATGGAGTATTGGACATAGATACTACCATCTCTCTTGAAACTACATGGCATGACATGGAAAAGCTTGTTTCTATGGGTCTCGTCCGCAGCATTGGGATCAG TAACTATGACGTGTTTCTAACGAGGGATTGCTTGGCTTATTCCAAGATAAAGCCAGCGGTGAATCAGATTGAGACGCATCCTTACTTCCAACGCGACTCTCTTGTAAAATTCTGCCAGAAGCATGGTATTTGTGTCACAGCTCATACTCCTCTCGGAGGTGCCACGGCCAATGCAGAGTGGTTTGGTACCGTCTCATGTCTCGATGACCCAGCTCTCAAA GAAGTGGCGGAGAAGTACAAAAAGACAGTGGCACAGGTGGTGCTGAGGTGGGGAATACAGAGGAACACAGTGGTGATACCAAAGACATCCAAGGCTGAGAGGTTGGAAGAGAATTTCAAGGTTTTCGACTTCGAACTGACGAAAGAGGACATGGAGGTGATCAAGAGCATGGACAGGAAGTACCGTACGAACCAACCGGCCAAGTTTTGGGGGATTGATCTCTACGCTTGA
- the LOC108809339 gene encoding 30S ribosomal protein S31, mitochondrial, producing MAAAMQWCGVMTRRIMMAQSTPGAVTKYSSLSPAAAAMEVCGRGDSKTKKGKRFKGSYGNSRGKKQKMIERIKDKLEVPRSTPWPLPFKLI from the coding sequence atGGCGGCGGCGATGCAGTGGTGCGGCGTGATGACGCGACGGATTATGATGGCGCAGAGTACGCCTGGAGCAGTGACGAAGTATTCTTCGTTATCCCCGGCGGCGGCGGCGATGGAAGTGTGCGGGAGAGGGGATAGTAAGACGAAGAAAGGGAAAAGGTTCAAAGGATCGTACGGTAACTCGAGAGggaagaagcagaagatgaTTGAGAGGATCAAAGACAAGCTCGAGGTTCCCAGGTCCACTCCTTGGCCTCTCCCTTTCAAGCTCATCTGA
- the LOC130496455 gene encoding uncharacterized protein LOC130496455 — protein MGLLAKTRAFLEIPNPAIVNLLVISSSATFTSGVALAFEWLFHGRSHTGFGWIIYYALFLISLPLLLLIGLRILMAISCSSHGSSSQIVDSVAAAAAPAKEACAEEAQQTERNSCRSLAVVVDTDERKKNVEENTPRIKRAVTFPSHGKVRSCRTR, from the coding sequence ATGGGGTTGCTCGCCAAAACGAGAGCATTCTTGGAGATTCCGAACCCCGCGATCGTCAACCTTTTGGTGATAAGCAGCTCAGCTACGTTCACATCAGGAGTTGCCTTGGCCTTTGAGTGGTTATTTCACGGCAGGAGCCACACTGGATTCGGGTGGATCATCTACTACGCgttgttcttgatctctcttcctcttctcctctTGATTGGTCTCCGTATCCTCATGGCCATCTCTTGCTCCAGCCACGGCTCATCAAGTCAGATTGTAGACTCAgtcgcagcagcagcagcaccagCCAAAGAAGCGTGTGCTGAGGAGGCGCAGCAAACTGAGAGAAACAGCTGCCGAAGTTTAGCCGTTGTGGTTGACACTGATGAAAGGAAGAAGAACGTAGAAGAGAATACGCCGAGGATAAAACGCGCCGTTACGTTCCCGTCTCATGGCAAAGTAAGATCATGTCGTACTCGTTAA
- the LOC108806046 gene encoding uncharacterized protein LOC108806046: MFFDGYHYPGTTFEQSYRCYPASFIDKPQIESGDKIIMPPSALDRLASLHIDYPMLFELRNAGIERVSHCGVLEFIAEEGMIYMPYWMMQNLLLQEGDIVRVRNVTLPKGTYVKLQPHTTDFLDISNPKAILETALRNYSCLTTGDSIMVPYNNKKYFIDIVETKPANGISIIETDCEVDFAPPLDYKEPERPKTAPAAAKGPAKAEEVVPEPEPKFNPFTGSGRRLDGRPLSYEPPPASSASSSSSKDKQPAVANGNGQASVASSSSEKAARQAQGKLVFGGNANRAPKEAPKVGAGKETKQEEEEKKEEPKFQAFTGKKYSLRG; encoded by the exons ATG TTTTTCGATGGATACCATTACCCTGGAACCACCTTTGAGCAGAGTTACCGGTGCTATCCTGCTTCTTTTATCGACAAG CCTCAAATTGAAAGTGGTGACAAGA TTATAATGCCACCATCAGCTCTTGACCGTCTCG CCTCTTTGCATATTGACTATCCTATGCTGTTTGAGCTTCGTAATGCTGGAATCGAACGTGTTTCACACTGTGGAGTCCTTGAGTTCATTGCTGAAGAAGGCATGATTTACATGCCATATTGG ATGATGCAGAATCTGCTGCTGCAAGAAGGAGACATTGTGAGAGTTAGAAATGTCACTCTTCCAAAAGGAACCTATGTTAAACTACAGCCGCACACTACGGACTTCCTGGATATATCTAATCCGAAAGCCAT CTTGGAGACTGCTTTGAGGAACTACTCATGCCTAACCACTGGGGATAGCATCATGGTTCCATACAACAATAAGAAGTACTTTATAGATATAGTTGAAACAAAGCCTGCTAATGGAATCAGCATCATAGAAACAGACTGTGAGGTTGATTTTGCACCTCCCCTTGATTACAAGGAGCCTGAACGTCCCAAAACAGCACCTGCTGCAGCTAAGGGTCCGGCGAAAG CTGAGGAAGTTGTGCCTGAACCTGAACCAAAGTTCAACCCTTTCACGGGATCTGGAAGACGGTTAGATGGGAGACCTCTTTCCTATGAGCCGCCACCAGcatcttctgcttcttcctctAGCTCAAAAGATAAACAGCCAGCTGTTGCTAATGGCAATGGACAGGCATCTGTAGCAAGTAGTAGCTCAGAGAAAGCTGCTCGACAGGCTCAAGGAAAGCTTGTGTTTGGGGGCAACGCAAACCGTGCCCCAAAAGAAGCTCCAAAG GTTGGAGCTGGAAAAGAGACAAaacaagaggaagaggagaagaaagaagagccGAAGTTCCAAGCTTTCACTGGGAAGAAGTATTCGTTGAGGGGTTGA